The following coding sequences lie in one Spea bombifrons isolate aSpeBom1 chromosome 5, aSpeBom1.2.pri, whole genome shotgun sequence genomic window:
- the LOC128496858 gene encoding meiosis-specific coiled-coil domain-containing protein MEIOC-like, whose amino-acid sequence MVLSVTGPRAPCCRPTEEDQEIDGMIQNMNSSAFPRVVTGITGAEPPAQSRLYSSWAVCGDEALKSPLQKCQENRSRYSFSDPGTRLDMLGLVSGIPDESNNLEPVTDWDLLSRLFPPLWTSEVDEPKDFSVHLPNPLPVVGDEIHGEPIRTLPNMESLQRGFEDLGLLESFVPHPEPQLDNLLNDVYSEESFQRNEESPQHGGDYGKFTAMSYGSTVGGHWAKEYAGFPKNICKGEKGRRKFLNSVGQSNYSSGSSDGWTKENHLKACDFMPLGMKPSTHQYNQEYSKGRGVHALSQSRAYSEESESKFINVPNVCFVDSSEVRHNENLHPSCFGSRWLDGELLANQKPATSPLPSSTSSSLSDGSPTHRSLSQQSYYSHASSGPASPESGQTPRTAPANKMPFSSFIEENQRPTKPFGPLSPGEDVVRPEIPVGFPGYPAQGYHRLPRKTNPQQNVNAERRGRRSGQQGNVHQNPQQFNFRRKQEPNVGNMSDFINTSFLPPFALMSDNKQSQNYPPFNPQAYTPPTNLPFPPPTLPFSDLFDLLHYEDLNRLNPFLSDLLCSELPPPPPPYISFPAPFSKCRPQRNRSGPASELHVHLEECSEQLRALEKERKTTEAELGRHFPGNRAPGSYSSAIPRLPTNPSRVDRLIVDEFREHARAVSLVKIMERICSCALHVNITLALEHHLEAIRLTQSRRKDEIVNAANRQKQGAPRYNNERDVLALAAAIKDMAASTRRARTALWCAVQMTLPKSSSGSAVTQEDLERALQELFPTKAGICADIKDGKRGSE is encoded by the exons ATAGACGGCATGATCCAGAATATGAACAGCTCTGCGTTCCCCCGCGTGGTTACCGGGATTACCGGCGCGGAGCCCCCTGCCCAGTCCAGGCTGTACAGCAGCTGGGCCGTGTGTGGGGATGAAGCCTTGAAGTCGCCTTTACAGAAATGCCAAGAGAATCG GTCGCGTTATAGCTTCTCGGACCCCGGGACGCGGTTAGACATGCTCGGATTGGTCTCCGGTATCCCAGATGAATCCAACAATCTGGAGCCGGTGACAGACTG GGATTTACTGTCTAGGCTTTTCCCCCCATTATGGACTTCAGAGGTGGATGAGCCTAAGGACTTTTCCGTACATCTGCCTAACCCCCTTCCGGTTGTCGGTGACGAGATTCACGGAGAGCCCATCAGGACGTTGCCAAACATGGAGAGCCTGCAAAGAGGGTTTGAAGATTTAGGGCTTTTGGAGTCATTTGTCCCCCATCCGGAGCCTCAGCTGGATAACCTCCTCAACGATGTTTACTCCGAGGAGAGCTTTCAGCGGAACGAAGAGTCTCCCCAGCACGGCGGCGATTACGGGAAGTTTACCGCCATGAGTTACGGCTCCACGGTCGGCGGTCATTGGGCCAAAGAGTACGCTGgctttccaaaaaatatatgcaaaggGGAAAAGGGAAGGAGAAAGTTTCTGAATTCAGTGGGTCAGAGTAATTATTCCTCTGGCTCTAGTGATGGATGGACTAAAGAAAATCACCTTAAAGCCTGCGATTTTATGCCCCTGGGTATGAAACCATCAACACATCAATATAATCAAGAGTATTCTAAAGGGAGAGGCGTTCATGCCCTCTCTCAAAGCAGAGCGTACAGCGAAGAGTCAGAAAGCAAATTCATTAACGTTCCAAACGTGTGCTTTGTGGACTCTTCTGAGGTACGTCACAATGAAAACCTTCATCCCTCTTGCTTTGGGAGCCGGTGGTTAGATGGTGAGTTGctggcaaaccagaaaccagcGACAAGCCCTCTTCCATCTTCCACGAGCTCTTCCTTGTCAGACGGCTCTCCCACGCATCGTTCTCTGTCCCAGCAGAGTTATTATTCCCACGCTTCTTCAGGACCCGCTTCACCAGAAAGTGGGCAAACACCAAGGACTGCTCCTGCCAACAAGATGCCCTTTTCCAGCTTTATCGAGGAAAATCAAAGACCCACAAAGCCATTTGGCCCGTTGTCTCCTGGCGAAGACGTCGTGCGTCCAGAAATACCGGTTGGTTTCCCAGGGTATCCTGCACAGGGGTATCACCGGTTACCCAGAAAAACAAACCCCCAGCAGAACGTAAACGCCGAGCGGAGAGGAAGACGGAGCGGTCAGCAGGGAAATGTTCATCAGAATCCCCAGCAGTTTAATTTCCGTCGGAAGCAAGAGCCAAATGTTGGCAACATGTCGGACTTCATCAATACCTCCTTTCTTCCTCCTTTCGCGTTAATGTCTGATAACAAACAAAGTCAGAATTATCCTCCCTTCAACCCGCAAGCCTATACTCCGCCAACAAACTTACCGTTTCCGCCTCCGACGCTCCCGTTCTCTGACCTCTTTGACCTCCTTCACTACGAGGACTTGAATCGCCTGAACCCTTTTCTAAGCGACTTGCTTTGTAGCGagcttcctcctcctcctcctccgtaTATTTCATTCCCGGCCCCGTTCAGCAAGTGTCGGCCTCAAAGAAACCGCAGCGGGCCGGCCAGCGAGTTGCACGTTCATCTGGAGGAGTGCTCTGAGCAGTTGCGAGCTCTCGAGAAGGAAAGGAAAACG ACAGAAGCAGAACTCGGCCGACACTTTCCTGGCAACAGAGCGCCCGGCTCATACAGCTCGGCCATCCCGAGACTTCCCACCAATCCGTCCCGAGTGGACCGTCTGATTGTTGATGAATTCCGAGAACACGCTCGG GCTGTGTCGTTGGTTAAAATCATGGAAAGAATCTGCAGCTGCGCTCTTCACGTGAATATAACGCTGGCCCTCGAGCATCACCTGGAAGCGATCCGCTTGACGCAATCGCGGCGCAAAGATGAGATCGTGAATGCCGCCAATCGCCAAAAACAAGGAGCGCCCAGATACAATAATGAGAGGG ATGTTCTTGCTTTGGCCGCTGCCATAAAAGACATGGCGGCTTCCACTCGAAGGGCCAGAACCGCCTTATGGTGCGCGGTGCAGATGACGTTGCCGAAGTCTTCCTCCGGCTCTGCGGTGACCCAGGAGGATCTGGAGAGAGCCCTGCAGGAGCTGTTTCCTACCAAGGCTGGGATCTGCGCCGACATTAAAGATGGCAAAAGAGGCAGTGAATAA